Part of the Triticum aestivum cultivar Chinese Spring chromosome 4D, IWGSC CS RefSeq v2.1, whole genome shotgun sequence genome is shown below.
CAGTAGTTAGATTGTAATTGATCTGTTGACACTTATTACTTTGTATTTTGATCTTTTGCCACTTTTCAACACAAAAACAATCTATGGACATAATAGACAAACTAAGTAGACAAAATAGAGGACCATTGTACCCCTAACCCAAACAAAGCACATCCTTAGTCATTCCCATCCAAAATACAGCCGCCGCTGCTGTACGTGCTGCTCGCCGGCCACCGTTGTACTTACTACTCTTTCTTCCTCACCGTTGCTCTCATGCTCCTCCTGCTGCCTTCGCCCTCTGCTccctgcgccccctccttcccctgTTCAAACTCCTGCTGCCTCATGCTGCCCCACTGCTccctgcgccccctccttcccctgTTCAAACTCCATGAGCTCCATTACCATAAGCTCAAAGTTGAAATGTAGAACGCCGTTGAACCAATGATCCAAATTGCATGAAACTTTCTCAGATTAGTCACATAGATATGAATGATTTACtataatttttagaattttttctgACAACTTTTAAATATcggtcaaaatgtggtcaaactagTCAAGCTCAAAGTTGAAATGCATTTTGCCGTTCAACCAATGATCAAAATTGCATGAAACTTTCCCAGATTAGTCGTACATATATGATTGAATTTCTGTAATTTTTAGAAATTTTTCTGGGTggttcaaaaaaatgttcaaattttgGGCAGCATTTTGGCTCAATTTGGACAGCATTTTACCCGTTAATTCACTTCTGAAGATATGTATGCACAGAACAGAAAAATTCAAACATATATTTGGACATATTCATACACCATGACACAATATCAAGACAATATATTCTTACTGCCATGTTTTTGAACCAAAAGCACAAGGCCATAGTAACTAGCCATGTTACAACCAAAAGCATAAAGAAATAGTAGCTGCCATGCTGCCATGTTACATCCAAAGTGAAGGATGCTAAGTCTGTCATATTACAACCAAAAGTATAgagaagatcaagcacatcactAGTACTTCCTTCTCTTCGGGGTCAACTTTCTAGCTTTTGAGCTTGAGGCCATGTCGTATGCTATCATGGTGTCCTCCATGGTAGGGGTAGGTTTCTGCAACGCCTCATCAGCCAATGCCATGGCCAACATCCTTCTTGTCACTGGATTGGGACTTCCTTGGAGACTCTGTGGCATAGTGATCATGTGCCTTGTTGGAGTGACGGCCACATCAAGTTGTGGTGCTGCATGTGTTGCCTCGTCAGCCAACGCCGAAGCCAACATGCTGCATGTATAGAGAAATGTAATAAATGCAAGTTAAAATCGAAATGTAATAAGCCAACATTGCTATAGTATGTGGGTGTGTTACCTTCTTGTCACTGGATTGGGACTGCCTTGAAGACTTTGTGGCATAGTGATCATGTGCCTATTGGGAGTGACAACTTCAGGTTGTTGGGATGTCAATTCAGGTTCCGGTGCCGAGGCATCATCATCAGCTGGATATCTTGGTGCtctcttctttcttttcctgcacaTAAACAAGTTAGTACATAGTAAAACAAGTGATGAAATAAACATTGGTCATTTACAAGTACCTTGGCTTTGGTCCATTCAACGGACACGTGGACTGCCTATGGCCTAAAATGTGGCATCTTTTGCATCTATTCTTGCTGCCTAGCTGTTTTGGCTCTTTCTTCTTTTTAGGACCACCATCTCCACCTTCGAGGAAGCTCTTGTACCTGTTCTTTCTAGGCCTTCCAACACCTCTTTTCTTGTCTAATGGAGCCTCCATGTCAAATGGAAATTGTACATGTGGCCATTGAGACCTATCTGTCAATGGCTCAATCTCTCCAGCATATGCTGCCCGAAACTTCTCCAGAGAGAAATAGTCATGCACATAATCCTCCCATCTGGGGTTCCTTCTATCTAGCAAGAAAGCAAGTGCATGCTCACAAGGCTTCCCTGTGTGCTGCCACTCCAAGCACGTGCACTCGCTTTGGTCAGTTTTCACAACATGTCGCAAGTTGTATTTACTTGTGTCCCTCACCTCACAACTTGCAACTCCAGATTTCCCAACTTTCAAATGTTTAAGTCCCCTTGTCCTATTATGAATCTGTTGGATGATGGCTGGAATAATTTTTCCTTTCAGTTTCATCCCAATCTTTCTCCTTTTCTCATGAAGTTTCATGACTAGCTCTCTAAGAGTGTCAGCTAGCTCATCAGGTGGCAAATCTTTGTAATCTTTAATCCAACCATTAAAAGACTCGGCAAGGTTATTGTTGATGTAATCACATTTAATGGAGGGGTCAAACATGCATCTCATCCATTTTAAGCTGTGGTACCTTGAGAGATATTCATGCACATCAGGTGCTTCTGCTAGGATTTTATTCATGTGGTAGTTAAAAACTTGTGGCCTATATGCCCTAGCAGCTGGCCACATTCTGCCAAACACATCTCCTTGGAACTTTTTAGAGAAGTTAGCCATGAGATGCCTAAAACACTCCCTTTGATCTGCATGAGGGAATATTTTTTGGACTGCATTCTCTAAACCTTTACATGCATCCGTGCATATAGCTAGAGGGGAAACAGAACCTAATGCCTTGTTGAGTTGTGACATGAACCATGTCCAATTTTCATCGGTTTCACCATCAATGAATGCAAATGCTACAGGATACATCCAATTAGGCCCATCTAATGTTGTACAAGCGGCTAAGTGACCTCTCCATTTACCGGTGAGTGCAGTTGAGTCTATACTAAGATATGGTCTACAACCAGCTTTAAAGCCATCAATGCAAGATTTAAGAGCCATAAAGAATCGGTTAAAGCGAACTATACCGTTAACCATCTTCATATCCACCTCTACAATGCTTCCTGGGGATCTCTTCTCAACTTCTGCTTTGAAGTTAAACAAATATTGAAACTTTGCCTCATGCTACCATAAATCTCTTTTTGTGCTATATCTTTTCCTTTCCACACCGTATGATACTCAATTGTAGtgccatatgtatcttgcaaattctCCAACAGCTCTTTGCATCCAATTGTAGGGTCACTCTGTATAAGGGGTACGGTCCTCTGTGCTACCCATCCTTGAGATGTCATGTTGCTTTTTATCCTACCGGTAGAGGAGCACTTGTGCTTCACAGAAATCTTGGTAACCTGCAATACAATAGGAAGCCCATCAGATCATAGTATAAAcatagaaaaaacagcaacaataaCAATGCTTAAAAGCCCATCATGACATAGGATAAACATAGAAAAAACATCAACAATAACAATGCTTAAAAGCCATCACATAGGATAAACACAGAAAAAACATGAACAATACTTCAAAAAAAACTTTAGTACCCTTATGCTTTGTCCATCGGTCCTCACTCTGGCTGTAATCCTCCATGGACAACCCGTGGCTCTACATTTGCCAAGATATCTTTTCTTATCAGTCTTATATCCCCAAATGTCAATCTCCCTTTTAATTCCATATTGTCTGATAGCCATCCTAAAATCTTTCATTGAAGGAAACAAAGCACCAAGATACATCTACGGGTTCTCTTTGTCATATGCAATCTCCTCATCTGGTGGCACACTATCATCCACGGGAATGGCAGCCTCAATGAAAAGCTGACGGTCCTCCTCATCGGTCATGTAAACTTCCTCACTAGGTGGAGAAGGTGGTGGCTCAGGGACCGCCTCATCGTTGATACCAAGAAGATCGCACATATTATCTTCGGTTATGGGAATGTCGACATCGTTAATACCAAGAGGATCACACATATTGTCTTCTTCAGTTATGGGAGGAGCTATCTCAATCAAGCTCCAATCTATGAGTGGTTCTTCCTGATTAACCACGGAGGACTCACATCTCTCAGTACTATCAACCACATCAAAAACAGTTTGAGATTGCATTGTGGCTGGGTGGTCAACATCATCCGGTGAAAACTCCACATCATCAGGAAAAACTCTATATTGACTACCCATTGTCTGTGCCATCTCGAAAGCTGACAAGTTTGAATTGTCAACAACCACAGAGGAGCTAGCAGTGCATTCTACAGATTTGTTAGTTGTCTTTTTTGGAGCAGCTGGCTTTTTCGGAGCAGCTCGCTGTTTGGGGGTAGCTGGCTTCTTGGGAGCTGGCTTTTTCGGAGCAGCTGGCTGTTTGGGGGTAGCTGGCTTTTTGGGAGCGCGCGGCTGTTCGGGAGCACGCGGCTGTTTGGGAGCAGCTGGCTGTTTTGGAGCCCTCTTTGCATTGGGTTCCTCCAATGTAACAACCTCAGCTAACAGAAATGATTTCTTGGCCTCAAAGTCCCAATGATTGCGAATAAAGTGGGAATTCAGTTGCTGACCATTAAGTACAAGATCAACTGTGCTCTCGACGGTGTCTAATGCAAACAACCGCAACTCCTGGCCTATCCCCATTTTGATATGTTCCGCCACAGCTTCATTGAAGCTAACCCATGACATACCAGAAATGTTGAAATCAAAcacaacatcatgcttgtcaacaaCTTGCTCGCTTCCATCATCAAGCTTGTAGACATAACGAGCTACTCTAATAGTTAATGTGAACACcaacggcggtggaggcggcctaCTCGACAATGACCAATAACGAACAATATACGATGGAGTTAGCGTCTATTCGCTAACGTGCATTCAGATGAGCACCAAAAAGAAGCTACTTTGCTTTCTCACCTGGGCTCGGGAACAAACAAAGGAGGAAAATCGAAGCCGTCTACTACGACGTGGTCACCTCTCTCTGGTTCAGCCATCTTCAACACCTAGCTCATCTGAGTTATGTGGTCTGTAACAACAAGAAATCAAGCAAAAATTATGAAATGTACACCAGCAAGTTTTCAATATTTGTTAACTTCAATATTTGTGGTAGAGGGTGCAACAGAAGCACAAACGTGAGAATTTATGGATCTCTTCTCAACAAATTTTGAAGCAGTAGAGGGCGCAACAGAAGCACAAACGTGAGAATTTTAGTCCCCACGCACACAGCAGGAGCACATGGCGAATTCAAGGTGCAGCAGCGGCCATCGACGCGCGGGCAAGCCGGGGGCTCTGCGGGGCGCCACGAGTCGGCGAGTCGCGGCGAGGCTccgaccggccgccgccgccgctacccttGCTGGTCACCCTAACCCTAGGGCGCCGCCGAGGAGATGAGcaagagagaagagagggagggcgCGGGAAAGTGGGAgggagtgggagagagagagactcaccagggccgccgccgtcgagcaccaccagggacgccgccgccgtcgttgcCTCTGCTTGCGAGAGACAGAGCGAGGGGATGAGAACGAACGAACTCCTCTGTTCCTCCTGGTCAATTGATAGGAAGGGCAAATTAGTCCTTTTTTGTGGGACCCATGTGAGAGAGGGCAAAATATCAAAGACCCAGATAAAAAGTGTCATCAGATTAAATACAAAGTAACTAGTGGCAAAATAGCAAAGTCCCAAATAAGGGGTGGCAAATAATCAAATTCCCCGGAGAAGAGAGGCAAAAGCCAAAAGGTGCCATTTATTTTCAGGAAGGAGAAAAGTGAGGGGAGGATTTGGCACATCATTTGGGATGAGCATCTCCATTGCTCTTGTTTGGTTGTGGTTTGTTTGTTCCTAACGATGAAGGGTTGGAACAAGAGAGACAAAAAGTGCATTACTTGTCCCTGCTTTATCATAATATCCCAGCATCAGCATCAGGGTAGGTTAGAATAACCATGGCTCTTGGTTCCCCGCCTTTCTCATCTCCGTTCCCTAGACATCATGGCCTGCTGCTGGTTTAGCTAGCTTCCAGTGCAGTGAACTCCAACAAGTATGACAAATCACAAAGACTGAAGCCATGCAGGTGCGTGGATGCAACCCGTACTGTCACATGTAATCCATCCAAATACAGAgatcatcgaggtgaagctcccaaccCCACCCAATATCTCCGGAGGAAATCCTAGATTAGCTGATCGGATGACGACGGCATTCATgtgtcgttacccccttgggggcggcatttTTGGAGTTGCACTCGGTTTTGAGGGACCAGTGGATGGCTtcttcggtggagcggtgtttaTTTTTACATACTCATGGCGACGGTTCTCGACGGCATGAAGCAGTGGAGGCTTGGCGTTATATATGTGGCGatggacacgcgcaggaggtcgacgttgtctggcgtcgtggtggcgtcgatggtagAGAGGCCTGACAAGGTCGATACGTCAGTACATGCTTTGAGGATGGATCGAGGGAAGATGGAGGTGACATCCCTTTGCAGCGTGTGCATGTGGTACTCACTGAGAGTGCGCCGGACCGGAGTGTTGCTGAGTCCCGCCTGTGTGGCTTTGGATGGGCATCCGACGTTAGATGTTAAGCTtttgtgcgatgtctgtttggtatttggcccggacattcggcacaccttcatcaagaggataggagtagcgacaggtgtCGTTTAGATGGTGGCCTCGGGCTTACTGTTGTATTTCTttataaggtctttgtgaataataaataatatggccgcatgcatctcccagatgcagaggccgggagtgattcctctttttctaaaaaaaatgtatAATGCATAATCCAACTCTGAGCGTACTATTTGTAAATGTGAACACGCAGACAGATTCTAAGTGCAGCTGCATGGTTCAGCTTTGATCTACTCCATGGCTCAATGCCTCAATGGCTGTTACATCTCGTCGCGGCTGCAGGCACATACATTGCCGTTCCTTTTTTGCTTCGTTCGGccatgcaggcaggcaggcaggggaCATGGTGCATAAATGCTTGATGCCAGAGGTAGGTTATTCAGGGGTTTGGTTTCCAGCCACATATTGCCACATTTCGCCACACCTCATTTTAAGCAAGTTTGATCAagttaggtgagtgtttggttctagccacacctaatgCAAGATTTTTTTTAATGAGCAGTGAACCCTACATGTTATAGACACAAAAAGTATGGTAAGATTCCCTTAGACAAGCCAAAGTATAGCTAACAATTTGAACAGCTCAAGTTAGGTAAGTATGACAAGTATGACAAAAAAATAATATGACAACACAaggcaaacatagtcacaatccaaacagcccctcaaTTTACAACGGCCAGCAGGTTAGCTGAAGAGCTCCTGCATCGAGGATGCCTCGCTGGGTAGTGTACAGAAACTGTTGGCTTTCAGTTTTCACGTAGGCAGCTCCAGATCGCGCACGACACTAGTGTTGTATTTTAGGTCCGGCCAGGCCTGGTCTGTACAAAATCATCAGTGCATTGTGCGTGCATGCCTGTGAGCCAGACACTGCTGTATTGCATTGCATGCTCCGTTTGAGTGAGCTCGGTGAGAGCATCTACACCCGGACATTTTAAACCCGTCTCATACGCTCAGGCGGGCTGTTCGATCACTATTCAGTCACGAATTTTTGACCCAGACGGCCCCTCGAACGGCCGCTCAAACGCCCAGGCTGACCGGCACCCCATATTCAGCCCAAATACGGGACGGATATGGGGATGTCTGGACACGCCCGCCATGTCGGTCTGAAGGCGGGGTCCCAGGCGGAAACGCCCGAAAACCAGGCAGTCCGACGGACGCCGTGTCCGTCACCGCGGAGTGAACGCCGCGTGGGCGGCTCCGGCTCGACACCCAAGACCAGATACTACTATTTAAGCCGGCCGGCATCCCGCAACCCTAACCCATCCCCATCCACCCTCTCCGTGCCGTCAATCCGaacccatccacctcctccctctcccgcgCCGACGCTCTGCCCACGGTCAGACGCTTCGCCCACGCTCCGACACTCCGCCATGGTCCGGAGCAAGATCACCTACTATGCCATGCTGACGTCGGAGCGCCGCTACGAGATCCAACAGGAGATCCGGGTGAGGCAAGCTGCGCGCGCCGCCCGCATCGCTGCTGGGCTGCCTTCGGACTCgctggaggcggaggaggaggaggagcagccggGTGAAGAGGTGGAGGATGAGATGGCTCCGATGGATGTGGAGGAGTCAGAGGAGCTGGAACAGCAGGTGTCGGCCTTCAACTtggagcaggcggaggcggagttcgTCGTCGCCTAGTCCGAcgagatggcggagcagcaggccatcttggagtccatccaggatgagtcCTATGTAGAGGCCAACGGGGGTTCCtccggcgggagcaggcggagtccGACGTGCTCTTCGCCGAGCTCGACGCGAAgatagaggcggaggaggccggagcggagcaGCCAGAGGAGCCGGAGCTGCAGCTGCCGCCCATGCTGCCAGAGCCGGGCATGGAGATCGTCGTGATTTCCGACGAGGAATAAGCTAGGATCGACGTAGTACACAGGTTCTATTTCTTCTTCATGTCTTTGTATAGATATAAgaatctagtatgagatgtccgGATGCAAGAAGTGAAATTTGTGGCGTGCCCGGTCACCGCCCGCGGACGCATCCGGGCACGctcgcgggcgtttgaggggccatATTTGTCATATGTGGCTGTAGATGCTCTGAGTGTGTCGATAAGGTAGCTCGCCTTCTTCGCCCCTCTTGGGCGACTCGGGTGGCTCCAAACCCTATATCGCTGACGGCTCTCCCCTCCCCCCTGACCTCGCTGCCACCGGTTAGCCCGGGCGGCGCCGCGACATTATCAAACACCCGCTTGTTCCTCTTTAACTATAAGAACCTTAAGGTGATGATGATGACCAGAGAACGAAGCTCTTGGAGCCATTCATGAATTGAACAAGTCGCCATAGGGGTGAACCGGTGTAGGCCCGCACGCAGCAAGATATATGGTACCAGAAAGACCTCGCAAGCATAAGGACCATGGCAAGGAGATCTGAGTGGGAGATGTCctctggtgcccccccccccccccccgctcccgtGTCGCTCCCGCGCGGGCGGCCTgggagaaaccctagccgcctccggtTCCTCCCACCCTCATCCTTCTTTCTCCTCCCGCAGCCGCCGGAGGGCTTCGacgggcaaagcccgcgcggcgctggcggcggcggggggacGGTTATTCCTCCTCTCGGCGGGACATGGCGGCACGGGGCGCGGTGTGGCGGTAGGGACTCGTGTGTGTCCAGTGGCGTGCGCCGGCGGGAGGTGGCGCTGTGAGGTGACGCGGGCGGCACGGTGGCTTGGGTGTCTGGCCGCGTGGGGATTGGCCGCTATTTTGTCCAAGGGAGCTCCAACGCCAGATCTGGCTCCCTTGGGGTGGCGGCTTCCTCGGCCAGCTGTCCGTGGCTACGTATGGGAGATGGCGGGTCGACACGGAGGTGCTGGGCAGCACAGCCATATGGAGGCGCGGTGCCCCGGGCCTGCTGCCTTGGTcggtctgggggggggggggtcctctgCTCCCAGATCTGGCTGCTCTAAGGTGGCGGCTTGCTCGGCCGTCGGTCAACGGGGCTGCGGATGGGGGTTGGCAGTGGTGCTGCCCGGTGAGGTCTGCTCTGATGGAGGTTGGTTGTGGTGGTTGACGGCATGGGATTGGATGTAGTGGGCAGAAGGGTCTACCCCGACTCCGGTTGTACAGGGGCTCGAGGTGAGCAATTGTGGCTTCGGATGCCTCCTTCTGGCCTAGCGGGGACGCTCGCCATGGTCTGATTGGAGGGTGGGAAGGTCTGCACTGTCGGACTCAGCGGCCGGCTCAGAAGACTAAGATGGTGCTCCAGGCAAAAGCCTAGTGTCGACCTGGTCGGCAACAATGATGGCGATGCTTTCGGGCGCCGTTTCCCTTCATGAAGGCGTCATTGGGGAGCTTCCATGCTTGCTCTTTCATGTGCACCGGGCGAAAGCCTAAGATCCTTCTCTGGATCGGACGACGACGGCATCTTCGATGGCGTTTCCCCTCTTGAGGGCGTTGTTTTGGAGCCATGGATCCGCGGTCGGTTGTCTGATATCTGGGTAGTAGAGGTTGTTGGGTGGTTGGTATGCTCGGTAGTGCGGTGGAAGTGATCTGTGGCGGCGACTGGTGCCTTGGTCATCCTGGTGCTGTTGGTTGACCTCTCTTGGGGGCTCGTGGAGACAGTGAGGTCTCGGTGTTCGGTGCCCTTCGACTGCACGTGAGGTTTTGTTGCTTTGCATAGTGCTCTGGCTCCCTCTATTTGTGATGGTGAGCATGGTGTGGCCTAGAGGAGGTGCACAGGCTGTCTCGGTGGAGCATTGCCCTTCGGCATGGTCAGTGGCTCTCTCTGTCGCGACGTGGCTAGGCAATGTGATGCCCTTCGATAGTGGCTGCGACTTCCTAGCTCTTCAAGGTGTGAATGATCGCAGGGCAGCGGGTGACTTCCTCTCTACGTCTTCTCGGCAATGAATCTCCTTTCGACTGATCCAACAAAGCTAGCTCCTGCTCTTCTCGGTTAGCCTAGTGGTGATGGGTGCTAAATTCTTGGTATTGGCTGCTTGTTGTAGCTTGTTTCCTGGTTCTTCTCTGTTGTCCCTTATTCCTTCTTGTGTGTGTTGGGTGCTACACTTGTGTAGCCGTTGTGTTTGTATCTCAGTCTTAATTATGATAATGAAAATGGTTCAGACCGGCATAAGCCCGCCATAGCTCTTTCAAGAAAAAAAATGTCCTCTGCCGCCTAACAACACAAGGCGCACGCCGGCGGATTTTGAGGCGGGTCTATCTTGGGCTTTGTTTGTATGGTGTGCACGGCTAGCTCTCAACACCCCTGGATTGTTTTTTTTTTTGGCGGGGAGAACTGAAGATCGCTCGACGTTTCATGTAGTACATGAGCCCTGGTGATGCGCTTAGCTTGTCTGCATGCAGCTGCCGCGCCCGTGATTTTAATTCATTCATGGCCGGTTAGGCCTGGTTTGTACTAACACTGCAATGCATGCCCCAACCTGATTTTCTGGCCGATGCAATTGAATGTGgctctagtagtagtagtagccaGGACTGTACGTCTGGACGTACGTACGTGAGCTAGCTCCATGATCCAGGCCATGGCGAAGGCGAACCAAACGCAACCAGAACCAGACCGATGCATTCATGGCGGCGTCTGCTGATGCTGATCGGCTTAGAAAATGGAGGCAGGATGTCTTAATGACGAGCCAGATCCTTGCTTATGGACAACGCTAGCTTTCATGGTCCCAAACACACAGGTTATGTACGTTTTCCGACACTTTACATGTTTGTAAGCCGATCGATCGAGGTCGCCACTGATCCTTGCCGAAAATAAAAACCGAGGTCGCTGTAGAACGCACCGACTGGCAGTAGTAGTACTAGGATCGATGGTGGATGTACGTGTCGAAGAGATATTTATCCATAGTACATGAAAGAACTGCCCATTGTAAACACCACTCCCGTCATCCCTTCATTCTAAAATAAGTGTCTTCATTTTAGTTAGGACCAACGGAGTAGAAGCGAACAAACACCTTGCCGTGCCGCTCTTCTCTGTGATATCTATTTTTTCTGTATATTATTGGCCGATGGTTGATTTTTTTAAAAGGTTTTTTGGGGAAGGGGGAGGCACATTTCTCTAGCTTGATGCCTTTGGTATTTTCCGTAAAATTTGATGGAGAGAGGAGTCTTGAAGGTTTGATAACACGCAATGGACAAAACAACATATCACAAGGCCGGTGAAACTCATGGCGCATGTGAATGTTAATTGGGCCCAAGTAGAATCCGTAATAAAAAAATCTTATCAGAAAGTTCGGTCCCGTCTGGTCTAGCTATGTACATCCATAAATTTGCCTCAAAATTCTCTAAAAAAAAGATTGCCTAAAAAAAGTCCATAAATGCAGAGGCCAGGAGGTTCAACCTTAAAAAAATTCCTATCAGGTTcattttagctcctaaaaatatccCCATGTCTCAACCCAGGCCTACGTGTACATCATATTTGCAGTAATTTAGCAATCGTTTAGGCAACATGCACATTACGAGTGATGCATACAATTTCATAAACAAGTGCGCAAAATTAATGCAGGTTCTAGACCGATAAAAGATTTAATATTCTCCTGGGGCACCATCTAGAAGTCAAATGCTAGCGCCTTGTGGCGACTGAGATCGTGGAGGTATGTCCTTGGCGTGGGCGCTTCATAGCCGTCTGTTTCATGTAGCTCTGTCTTGTTTGCTCTCTCGTGCATCATGATTTGTTGCAGAGTTTCTTGGTCTCCTCTGAGGATTCTTGCAACCTGTGCGTTAATTTTGGAAACTTCAAGACTTGGGTAGCCTTACAAAGTTCTTGTGAAAATTTTCCTAACACGAGTTAAAGCTTCAAATAAAAATTAGTACGCGTCTATGCCTACATAATAAATGACATCCTTTATTTCCGTTAGTAAGGCCTAAGCACATTTGTCAGTTGATAGTTTTTCTTTTGAGATGGAGGCAAAAGATTCGTGACCcgtctgacaagtaccatggtcgatcggcatgatatggtatgttatactaactgtagtaatttgatgatatatatatgctttattgttatacttacaaatgcaaattatccgatgatatgcttagtgtagagtccaatgatatgatgtttggaatctagtcgatgatatgctttagtgtagagtccgatcacatgcttattagtgtagaatccaaggaattattaatagtgtagataatccatatatacttattagtagaattcatgcttagtacaaatgtgtagtactgtgtcttttgatagtgtagaaatctgtGCATAATAGAAATGTATTTGCAAGAGTAtctgcgaggctatttatt
Proteins encoded:
- the LOC123099815 gene encoding uncharacterized protein; the protein is MANFSKKFQGDVFGRMWPAARAYRPQVFNYHMNKILAEAPDVHEYLSRYHSLKWMRCMFDPSIKCDYINNNLAESFNGWIKDYKDLPPDELADTLRELVMKLHEKRRKIGMKLKGKIIPAIIQQIHNRTRGLKHLKVGKSGVASCEVRDTSKYNLRHVVKTDQSECTCLEWQHTGKPCEHALAFLLDRRNPRWEDYVHDYFSLEKFRAAYAGEIEPLTDRSQWPHVQFPFDMEAPLDKKRGVGRPRKNRYKSFLEGGDGGPKKKKEPKQLGSKNRCKRCHILGHRQSTCPLNGPKPRKRKKRAPRYPADDDASAPEPELTSQQPEVVTPNRHMITMPQSLQGSPNPVTRSMLASALADEATHAAPQLDVAVTPTRHMITMPQSLQGSPNPVTRRMLAMALADEALQKPTPTMEDTMIAYDMASSSKARKLTPKRRKY